Below is a window of Yersinia kristensenii DNA.
TACAAACTGTGTGCGTATAGCCGTGATAGCCAATATTGGCAGGGATAACTTTCAGTTCGTTAACGATGTAATCGTGGCACAACCGGTCAATCTCATCCGTTGTGACCCCGGCAAGGACATAGGGTGTGATCATTTCCAGCACTTTTGCGGCGGTTTGGCCAGCGGCACGCGCCATTTCAATTTCTGCTGGTGAGTGGATTTTTACTGCTGTCATTGCGCATTCTCTTCTTTATTAAGCATATGGGATTCACTCTGGATGATTCTGGCAATGTCCGCTCCACCCTGTAATTCCACCTGAACCAGCGCGCGAGCAAGCTCGTGATGGCTCAACTGAGGATAAAGCTCGGCAAGCATACCCATTTTGAGCCAATGCTCGGCCTGTGCGTTTATTGACCGGCTCATGGCATTACTGGCAATGCGAAGATTCTCATGCATCAAATCGGAGATTTTAACAATTCCCATACAACACCTATACGAAACATATATGTTATGTATATTGTCATAAATGATTTTAGGTTACCAGAGTTTGATATGGCCCAAGGTAGGGAGCTGAGCAAATATCCCCGCCATACTTCAAGCCGTATGTGCTGCATTAGCTAGATTCGTTACTCGGCCCGTCCACGAGGCTCGCCTCTATTTACCGCTTTCCTGCAACTCTAATTATTTAGGGTATATACCATCTGCATTTTTGCCTAATATGGGAAATAAAGAGGATCCTATAGGCTCATTCCGGCAAATAATAAAAAGGCAGTTATCGGCGCTATCTGGTCAGGATAAGAGTTCTATCACTATTTATAGTTAATTTTTGTCATAAAAATAAGCTGTTGCGAGAAAATTTGTTCTATGATCGAGAGCGTGCCCTCGAATTTTTTATTGGGGGACTGTTCATTAAGGAGAACTTTATGTCTCATATGCCATTAATTCAGCTCCCTCACACGCATGGCGAAGGTTGCCTCTGTAATAGTCCGGC
It encodes the following:
- a CDS encoding ParD-like family protein, with product MGIVKISDLMHENLRIASNAMSRSINAQAEHWLKMGMLAELYPQLSHHELARALVQVELQGGADIARIIQSESHMLNKEENAQ